From the Microbacterium thalassium genome, one window contains:
- a CDS encoding LLM class flavin-dependent oxidoreductase, whose translation MSSTATPALSVLDLVPVRTGQTSAQAIASSMALAATADRLGYRRYWFAEHHNMPAVASTTPPVLVAAAASRTSRIRVGSGGVMLPNHSPLVVAEQFAALEAIAPSRIDLGLGRAPGSDPVITQLLRQSGTTSDVERFPENVRDIAALVSPAGAGIRFSSGGTYDVHATPAATGAPELWLLGSSDYSAQLAASLGLPYVFANHFSGQGLERALELYRTRFQPSEEHPAPRTFLTVNAIAAPTSEEAEERSLPNQLTMMRLRTNKPLIPAETVEQARASAATVDAMGAQIMASARSTWFVGTGEAVASQIRAFAAEHGVDEVMVSPIAGAYDGEPLDASPGRAQTLDLIAAAAA comes from the coding sequence ATGAGCTCTACCGCGACACCGGCCCTGTCCGTCCTCGACCTCGTGCCGGTGCGCACGGGCCAGACGAGCGCGCAGGCGATCGCGTCGTCGATGGCGCTCGCGGCCACCGCCGACCGGCTCGGGTACCGCCGCTACTGGTTCGCCGAGCACCACAACATGCCGGCCGTCGCGTCGACGACGCCGCCGGTGCTGGTCGCCGCCGCCGCCTCACGCACCTCGCGCATCCGCGTCGGCTCGGGCGGGGTCATGCTGCCGAACCACTCGCCGCTGGTGGTCGCCGAGCAGTTCGCGGCGCTCGAGGCGATCGCTCCGAGCCGCATCGACCTGGGCCTCGGCCGCGCCCCGGGCTCGGACCCCGTCATCACACAGCTGCTGCGCCAGAGCGGCACGACCAGCGACGTCGAGCGGTTCCCCGAGAACGTGCGCGACATCGCCGCGCTGGTCTCGCCCGCGGGCGCCGGCATCCGCTTCTCGTCCGGCGGCACCTACGACGTGCACGCGACCCCCGCCGCGACCGGCGCACCCGAGCTGTGGCTGCTGGGCTCGAGCGACTACTCGGCGCAGCTGGCGGCCTCCCTCGGGCTCCCCTACGTGTTCGCGAACCACTTCTCGGGGCAGGGCCTCGAGCGCGCGCTCGAGCTGTACCGCACGCGGTTCCAGCCGTCCGAGGAGCACCCCGCACCGCGGACCTTCCTCACCGTCAACGCCATCGCCGCACCGACCTCCGAGGAAGCCGAGGAGCGCTCACTGCCGAACCAGCTGACGATGATGCGTCTGCGCACGAACAAGCCGCTGATCCCCGCCGAGACCGTCGAGCAGGCGCGGGCGAGCGCGGCGACCGTCGATGCGATGGGCGCGCAGATCATGGCATCGGCCCGTTCGACCTGGTTCGTCGGGACCGGTGAGGCCGTGGCGTCGCAGATCCGCGCCTTCGCGGCCGAGCACGGCGTCGACGAGGTGATGGTCTCGCCGATCGCCGGCGCGTACGACGGCGAGCCGCTGGACGCCTCGCCCGGGCGCGCGCAGACCCTCGATCTCATCGCCGCCGCGGCGGCGTGA
- a CDS encoding cryptochrome/photolyase family protein — protein MTSPSIVWLRDDLRLADNPALRAAIDRDEPVVVLYVLDEESDGIRALGGAARWWLHHSLADLDTRLRDRGSTLVLRRGPAARVVRDVVADAAAGAVFWNRRYGGPERAVDAELKAGLRDAGVEVASFAASVLFEPWTVQTGAGGPYAVFTPFWKACQAMPAPRAPLPEPREIPGPAAAPASDELDGWGLLPTRPDWAEGLRETWEPGELAARRRLRDFLDDDLADYDRARDEPAAGVTSNLSPRLRWGELSPYTVWHETVRSEAAERHAGPAQRFLSELGWREFAWHTLFHFPDLATRNWRAQFDAFAWPRLKPTHLEAWQQGRTGVPLVDAGMRELWRTGFMHNRVRMVTASFLVKNLLIDWRRGEEWFWDTLVDADAAANPFNWQWVAGSGADAAPYFRVFNPVLQAEKFDRHGSYIAQWAPDSGELEPLVDLKASRQAALDAYEAVKRAR, from the coding sequence GTGACGTCCCCCTCGATCGTGTGGCTGCGCGACGACCTGCGCCTGGCCGACAACCCCGCCCTGCGCGCGGCGATCGACCGCGACGAGCCTGTGGTCGTGCTGTACGTCCTGGACGAGGAGTCGGACGGCATCCGGGCGCTCGGCGGAGCCGCCCGCTGGTGGCTGCACCACAGCCTCGCCGACCTCGACACCCGCCTGCGCGATCGCGGATCGACGCTCGTGCTGCGACGCGGTCCGGCGGCACGCGTCGTGCGGGACGTCGTGGCGGATGCCGCCGCCGGCGCGGTCTTCTGGAACCGACGCTACGGCGGACCCGAGCGCGCCGTGGACGCCGAACTGAAGGCGGGGCTGCGCGACGCCGGCGTCGAGGTCGCCTCGTTCGCGGCATCCGTCCTGTTCGAGCCGTGGACCGTGCAGACCGGCGCCGGCGGGCCCTACGCGGTGTTCACCCCGTTCTGGAAGGCGTGCCAGGCGATGCCCGCTCCCCGCGCGCCGCTCCCGGAGCCGCGCGAGATCCCGGGGCCGGCGGCGGCTCCGGCATCCGACGAGCTCGACGGCTGGGGGCTGCTGCCCACGCGCCCCGACTGGGCCGAGGGCCTCCGCGAGACGTGGGAGCCGGGCGAGCTCGCCGCCCGCCGGCGACTGCGGGACTTCCTCGACGACGACCTCGCCGACTACGACCGAGCCCGCGACGAACCGGCCGCCGGCGTCACGTCGAACCTGTCGCCGCGGCTGCGCTGGGGCGAGCTGAGCCCCTACACGGTGTGGCACGAGACCGTGCGGTCCGAAGCCGCCGAGCGACACGCGGGTCCTGCCCAGCGCTTCCTGTCGGAGCTGGGCTGGCGCGAGTTCGCGTGGCACACGCTGTTCCACTTCCCCGACCTCGCCACGCGCAACTGGCGCGCGCAGTTCGACGCGTTCGCGTGGCCCCGCCTGAAGCCCACTCACCTCGAGGCCTGGCAGCAGGGCCGCACCGGCGTCCCCCTGGTCGACGCCGGCATGCGGGAGCTCTGGCGCACCGGGTTCATGCACAACCGGGTGCGGATGGTGACGGCGTCCTTCCTCGTGAAGAACCTCCTGATCGACTGGCGCCGCGGCGAGGAGTGGTTCTGGGACACCCTCGTGGATGCGGATGCCGCGGCGAACCCGTTCAACTGGCAGTGGGTCGCGGGGTCGGGGGCGGACGCCGCGCCCTACTTCCGCGTGTTCAACCCCGTGCTGCAGGCCGAGAAGTTCGACCGGCACGGGTCCTACATCGCGCAGTGGGCGCCCGACAGCGGCGAGCTCGAGCCGCTGGTCGATCTGAAGGCCTCGCGCCAGGCGGCGCTGGACGCATACGAGGCCGTCAAGCGGGCACGCTGA
- a CDS encoding HAD family hydrolase, with protein MTGLRLPDGVRGVVFDVGETLVDESRSWMAQAERAGITPFTLMGLVGSLIESNEDHRRVWEVLGIDPPPESPGIDSADLYPDAVGCLRAAADRGLTVGIAGNQPAGVEARLRAVGVDADFIASSAAWGVAKPSAEFFSRVTDAAGLSPSALLYVGDRLDNDVLPARAVGMRTALIRRGPWGHIHARRPEAALADLRLDSLDDLARAFGA; from the coding sequence GTGACCGGCCTCAGACTGCCGGACGGTGTCCGCGGCGTCGTGTTCGACGTCGGCGAGACGCTCGTCGACGAGTCCCGCTCATGGATGGCGCAGGCCGAGCGCGCTGGAATCACGCCGTTCACCCTGATGGGGCTCGTGGGCTCGCTCATCGAGAGCAATGAGGATCACCGTCGCGTATGGGAGGTGCTGGGCATCGACCCCCCGCCGGAGTCCCCGGGGATCGACAGCGCCGACCTCTACCCTGACGCCGTCGGATGTCTGCGCGCCGCCGCCGATCGGGGTCTCACGGTCGGCATCGCCGGCAACCAGCCTGCCGGTGTCGAGGCGCGGCTGCGCGCAGTCGGCGTCGACGCCGACTTCATCGCATCGTCGGCGGCCTGGGGCGTGGCCAAGCCCTCTGCGGAGTTCTTCTCACGCGTGACGGATGCGGCCGGGCTGAGCCCGAGCGCGCTTCTATATGTCGGGGACCGGCTCGACAACGACGTGCTGCCCGCGCGCGCCGTCGGCATGCGCACGGCCCTCATTCGCCGCGGGCCGTGGGGTCACATCCATGCGCGCCGGCCGGAAGCAGCGCTCGCCGACCTGCGCCTCGATTCACTGGATGACCTCGCGCGCGCGTTCGGCGCCTGA
- a CDS encoding LLM class F420-dependent oxidoreductase produces MATTSSPAAQALGRFGLWRRGALLTPELAAQAEGLGYTAVWIGGSPDADLVIAEQLLDATERLAVATGIVNIWTSPAEEVAASFHRLERTHPGRFLLGIGIGHREALGERYQKPYAALTSYLDVLDAEGVPAERRVISALGPRTLKLAAERSAGTHPYMTTPVHTRFARDIVGPGGLIAPEQRLAPDLDVAAARATAREFLSRYLALTNYRRTLESHGFTTAELENGATDDAVDALVPHGTPADLAAALRAHLEAGADHVCIQVLPASEDPLPALAALAGELGLGRPQ; encoded by the coding sequence GTGGCCACGACATCATCCCCCGCGGCGCAGGCGCTGGGCCGGTTCGGTCTGTGGCGCCGAGGCGCACTGCTCACGCCCGAGCTGGCAGCGCAGGCAGAAGGCCTGGGCTACACCGCGGTGTGGATCGGCGGGTCGCCCGACGCCGACCTCGTGATCGCCGAGCAGCTCTTGGATGCGACGGAGCGGCTGGCGGTCGCCACCGGCATCGTCAACATCTGGACGTCGCCGGCCGAGGAGGTCGCCGCATCCTTCCACCGCCTGGAGCGGACGCATCCGGGCCGCTTCCTCCTCGGCATCGGCATCGGCCACCGCGAGGCGCTCGGCGAGCGCTACCAGAAGCCGTACGCGGCACTGACGTCCTACCTCGACGTGCTCGACGCGGAGGGCGTGCCCGCCGAGCGGCGCGTGATCTCGGCGCTCGGGCCGCGGACCCTGAAGCTCGCGGCGGAGCGATCGGCCGGCACGCATCCGTACATGACGACCCCTGTCCACACGCGCTTCGCCCGCGACATCGTCGGGCCCGGCGGTCTCATCGCTCCCGAGCAGCGGCTCGCGCCCGACCTCGACGTCGCCGCCGCCCGCGCGACGGCCCGCGAGTTCCTGTCGCGGTACCTCGCGCTGACCAACTACCGCCGCACTCTCGAGTCCCATGGCTTCACGACCGCGGAGCTGGAGAACGGCGCGACCGATGACGCCGTCGACGCGCTCGTGCCGCACGGGACGCCCGCCGACCTCGCCGCGGCTCTCCGCGCCCATCTGGAGGCCGGCGCCGACCACGTGTGCATCCAGGTGCTCCCGGCGAGCGAGGACCCGCTGCCCGCGCTCGCGGCGCTGGCGGGCGAGCTGGGGCTCGGCCGCCCGCAGTGA